From Rhodococcus sp. B7740, one genomic window encodes:
- a CDS encoding alpha/beta hydrolase family protein — MSARIKIAYGDHPEQFGHLYLPAEPVDDTTPVVVVVHGGFWSGQYGSNLGTQFARAVAGAGAVAWNIEYRRVGAGGHWPEMQSDVTAALDVVAGELQHHAPVGIDNVRVIGHSAGGHLAVWLGGETGTKVRPSRIVSQAGVLDLEPRGASGRTNPAVEALLQARYQDDPALYRSASPAARAPIGIPTICLHGAEDVQVPAAQSERYVALAQAAGDDARLTIVPGEDHFAFLNPDSRCWALSLDAVLGATAG, encoded by the coding sequence ATGAGCGCACGGATCAAGATCGCCTACGGCGACCACCCGGAGCAGTTCGGCCATCTCTATCTGCCGGCCGAACCCGTCGACGACACGACCCCGGTGGTCGTGGTGGTGCACGGCGGGTTCTGGAGCGGACAGTACGGATCCAATCTGGGTACACAGTTCGCCCGCGCCGTGGCCGGAGCCGGAGCGGTGGCGTGGAACATCGAGTACCGACGCGTCGGCGCAGGTGGGCACTGGCCGGAGATGCAGTCCGACGTGACCGCAGCACTCGACGTGGTCGCGGGGGAGCTGCAGCACCACGCCCCGGTCGGGATCGACAACGTGCGCGTGATCGGGCATTCCGCAGGCGGGCATCTGGCCGTGTGGCTCGGCGGAGAGACCGGCACGAAGGTCCGCCCGTCACGCATCGTCTCGCAGGCCGGCGTTCTCGACCTCGAACCGCGAGGTGCGTCGGGACGCACCAACCCGGCGGTCGAGGCGCTGTTGCAGGCCCGGTACCAGGACGACCCCGCGCTGTACCGATCCGCCTCGCCTGCTGCCCGTGCACCCATCGGTATCCCGACGATCTGCCTGCACGGGGCCGAGGACGTCCAGGTGCCCGCCGCGCAGAGCGAGCGGTACGTCGCGCTGGCGCAAGCCGCCGGAGACGACGCCCGACTGACGATCGTGCCTGGGGAAGACCACTTCGCTTTCCTGAACCCCGATTCGCGGTGTTGGGCGCTCTCGCTCGACGCCGTGCTCGGTGCCACCGCCGGTTAA
- a CDS encoding PhoH family protein → MSEHSEFPAERDVRSTLELAPEAVMPLLGQSDENLRALEQMLTADIHVRGNAVTLTGKVADVALAERVISELAALAKRAQPLTPDAVRRSIAMLTEGVSDSPAEVLSLDILSRRGKTIRPKTLNQKRYVDAIDANTIVFGIGPAGTGKTYLAMAKAVQALQTKQVSRIILTRPAVEAGERLGFLPGTLHEKIDPYLRPLHDALHDMMDDEAIPKLMQAGVIEVAPLAYMRGRTLNDAFIILDEAQNTTAEQMKMFLTRLGFGSKIVVTGDVTQVDLPGGARSGLRAASEILTDVDDIHFAQLTSSDVVRHRLVSEIVDAYERFESTSEGVIPNRAQRRTGGPRSARR, encoded by the coding sequence GTGAGTGAACACAGCGAATTTCCCGCCGAGCGTGACGTTCGGTCCACCTTGGAACTCGCCCCCGAAGCGGTGATGCCACTGCTGGGACAGTCCGACGAGAATCTGCGGGCGCTCGAGCAGATGCTGACGGCAGACATCCACGTACGAGGAAACGCCGTGACGCTCACCGGAAAAGTGGCGGATGTGGCGCTGGCCGAACGGGTGATCTCCGAGTTGGCCGCGCTGGCCAAGCGTGCTCAGCCACTGACTCCCGATGCGGTGCGCCGATCGATCGCCATGCTCACCGAGGGCGTGTCGGATTCACCGGCCGAGGTGCTCAGCCTCGACATCCTCTCGCGCCGCGGCAAGACGATCCGGCCCAAGACGCTGAACCAGAAGCGGTACGTCGATGCGATCGACGCCAACACCATCGTGTTCGGCATCGGCCCGGCCGGTACCGGCAAGACGTACCTGGCGATGGCGAAGGCCGTGCAGGCATTGCAGACCAAGCAGGTCAGCCGCATCATCCTGACGCGTCCTGCAGTGGAGGCGGGGGAGCGCCTCGGCTTCCTGCCCGGAACGCTGCACGAGAAGATCGACCCGTACCTGCGCCCGCTGCACGATGCGTTGCACGACATGATGGACGACGAAGCGATCCCCAAGTTGATGCAGGCGGGGGTCATCGAAGTCGCCCCGCTCGCCTACATGCGCGGCCGCACGCTCAACGACGCATTCATCATTCTCGACGAGGCACAGAACACCACCGCCGAGCAGATGAAGATGTTCCTGACGCGACTCGGATTCGGGTCGAAGATCGTCGTCACCGGCGACGTGACCCAGGTGGACCTTCCCGGTGGCGCGCGATCCGGGCTGCGCGCGGCGTCCGAGATCCTCACCGACGTCGACGACATCCACTTCGCGCAGCTGACCAGCAGCGACGTGGTGCGGCACCGATTGGTTTCGGAGATCGTCGACGCGTACGAGCGGTTCGAGTCGACGTCGGAAGGCGTCATTCCCAATCGGGCGCAACGGCGGACCGGTGGACCGCGTTCGGCGAGAAGATGA
- a CDS encoding hemolysin family protein yields MSSAAALIVFAVLLVPLGGLFAAVDSALNTVSRARIDDMVKDERPGAAGLVVVVGDRPRYVNLMVLLRILCEIGGTVLLAGGLTQLIDSTTALVISAVAMVLVSYVVIGVGPRTLGRQNAYSIALAAALPLRALGWLLGPISRLLILIGNAITPGKGFRNGPFASEIELRELVDMARERGVVADDERRMIQSVFELGDTSAREVMVPRPEMVWIESDKSAGQATSLAVRSGHSRIPVIGENVDDVVGVVYLKDLVQQTYHSTDGGRGVQVSEVMRPAVFVPDSKALDSLLAEMQRDRNHMALLVDEYGGIAGLVTIEDVIEEIVGEIADEYDSDEVAPIEELDDGRYRLSSRLPLEDLGEIFGIDIESEEVDTVGGLLGYELGRVPLPGSQVITHGLLLRGEGGADPKGRVRIATVLVEKLEPDEESTEDDDSSDVSRQH; encoded by the coding sequence GTGAGCAGTGCTGCTGCGCTCATCGTGTTCGCTGTCCTTCTGGTGCCTCTCGGAGGCCTGTTCGCTGCCGTCGATTCCGCGCTGAACACGGTGTCGCGGGCGCGAATCGACGACATGGTCAAGGACGAGCGCCCCGGTGCCGCCGGCCTCGTCGTGGTGGTCGGCGACCGCCCGCGGTACGTCAATCTGATGGTGCTGCTGCGCATTCTGTGCGAAATCGGCGGCACGGTGTTGCTCGCGGGTGGCCTGACGCAGTTGATCGACTCCACCACGGCACTGGTGATCAGCGCGGTGGCGATGGTGTTGGTCAGTTACGTCGTGATCGGTGTCGGTCCGCGAACCCTCGGTCGGCAGAACGCGTACTCGATCGCGTTGGCGGCCGCACTGCCGCTGCGTGCACTCGGGTGGCTCCTCGGGCCGATCAGCCGCCTGCTCATTCTCATCGGTAACGCGATCACCCCCGGTAAGGGATTTCGCAACGGCCCCTTCGCTTCCGAGATCGAACTGCGTGAACTGGTGGACATGGCCCGCGAGCGCGGTGTCGTGGCCGACGACGAACGGCGGATGATCCAGTCGGTGTTCGAGCTCGGAGACACCTCCGCCCGTGAGGTCATGGTTCCGCGCCCCGAGATGGTGTGGATCGAGTCCGACAAATCAGCAGGACAGGCCACGTCGTTGGCCGTGCGCAGCGGCCACTCCCGCATCCCGGTGATCGGCGAGAACGTGGACGACGTGGTGGGGGTCGTCTACCTCAAAGACCTTGTGCAGCAGACGTATCACTCCACCGACGGTGGTCGCGGAGTGCAGGTGTCCGAGGTGATGCGTCCGGCCGTCTTCGTTCCCGACTCCAAGGCGCTCGACAGTCTGCTCGCCGAGATGCAGCGCGATCGCAACCACATGGCCCTGCTCGTCGACGAGTACGGAGGCATCGCCGGACTGGTGACCATCGAGGACGTGATCGAGGAAATCGTCGGCGAGATCGCCGACGAGTACGACTCGGACGAGGTTGCGCCCATCGAGGAACTGGACGACGGACGTTATCGGCTGTCCTCGCGGTTGCCGCTCGAGGACCTCGGCGAGATCTTCGGCATCGACATCGAATCCGAGGAAGTCGACACCGTCGGTGGACTCCTCGGCTACGAACTCGGCCGAGTACCGTTGCCCGGTTCGCAGGTGATCACCCACGGACTCCTGCTGCGCGGAGAAGGTGGAGCCGACCCGAAGGGGCGCGTCCGTATTGCCACGGTCCTGGTCGAGAAGCTCGAACCGGACGAAGAATCCACCGAGGACGACGACTCGTCGGACGTCTCTCGCCAACACTGA
- the ybeY gene encoding rRNA maturation RNase YbeY, with protein sequence MSIEVSNESGMDISEPELVSVARFAIAGMDVHPAAELSMVLVDSATMADLHMRWMDLPGPTDVMSFPMDELEPGGRPDAPEPGPAMLGDIVLCPSFAADQAAAAGHSLEHELALLTVHGVLHLLGYDHAEPDEEKEMFELQNRLLAEWYEDARRAEQAAEQAARDARLLGKAGFVDGLDR encoded by the coding sequence ATGAGTATCGAAGTGTCCAACGAGTCGGGGATGGACATCTCCGAACCCGAGCTGGTCTCGGTCGCACGGTTCGCGATCGCCGGCATGGACGTGCATCCCGCCGCGGAACTGTCGATGGTGCTGGTGGATTCGGCCACGATGGCCGATCTGCACATGCGGTGGATGGATCTGCCCGGCCCCACCGACGTGATGTCGTTTCCGATGGACGAGCTCGAGCCGGGCGGTCGTCCCGATGCGCCCGAGCCAGGACCGGCGATGCTCGGCGACATCGTGCTGTGCCCGTCGTTCGCCGCGGATCAGGCTGCAGCTGCGGGACATTCGCTCGAGCACGAGTTGGCGTTGCTGACCGTGCACGGTGTGTTGCACCTGCTCGGTTACGACCACGCCGAGCCGGACGAAGAGAAGGAAATGTTCGAGCTGCAGAACCGTCTGCTGGCCGAATGGTACGAGGACGCAAGGCGAGCGGAACAGGCTGCCGAACAGGCCGCCCGCGATGCCCGGCTCCTCGGCAAGGCCGGTTTCGTCGATGGACTCGATCGATGA
- the hrcA gene encoding heat-inducible transcriptional repressor HrcA, producing the protein MSSTDDRRFEVLRAIVADYVSTQEPVGSRALVERHNLGVSSATVRNDMAVLEAEGYIAQPHTSSGRVPTDKGYRQFVDRIADVKPLSAAERRAILEFLENGVDLDDVLRRGVRLLAQLTRQVAVVQYPTLSASSVRHLEVVALTPARLLLVLITDSGRVDQRIVELGDVIDDENLAQLRRLLGGALEGKRLAAASAAVAELAENAPPALRDAMIRSATVLVESLVEHPEERLVLGGTANLTRNAADFAGDAGFPGSLRAVLEALEEQVVVLKLLAVTQDTRTVTVRIGEETQVEEMRGTSVISTGYGSAGMVLGGMGVLGPTRMDYPGTIASVAAVARYIGEVLAER; encoded by the coding sequence ATGTCGAGCACCGACGACAGGCGGTTCGAGGTTCTACGAGCGATCGTGGCGGACTACGTGTCCACCCAGGAACCCGTGGGTTCGCGTGCGCTGGTCGAGCGCCACAACCTGGGAGTGTCCAGTGCAACGGTGCGCAACGACATGGCTGTGCTCGAGGCCGAGGGCTACATCGCCCAGCCGCACACCAGCTCCGGTCGGGTGCCGACCGACAAGGGCTATCGGCAGTTCGTCGACCGGATAGCCGACGTCAAGCCACTGTCTGCTGCCGAACGTCGCGCCATCCTGGAGTTTCTCGAGAACGGCGTCGACCTGGACGACGTGTTGCGACGCGGCGTTCGATTACTGGCCCAGTTGACCCGCCAGGTGGCCGTGGTGCAGTACCCCACGCTGTCGGCGTCCTCGGTGCGCCACCTGGAGGTGGTGGCGCTCACCCCGGCCCGGCTGCTGCTGGTGCTCATCACCGACTCCGGTCGAGTCGATCAGCGCATCGTCGAACTCGGTGACGTGATCGACGACGAGAACTTGGCTCAGCTGCGGCGCCTCCTCGGTGGTGCGCTGGAAGGCAAGCGGCTGGCGGCGGCGTCGGCTGCGGTGGCCGAACTCGCCGAGAACGCCCCGCCCGCGCTGCGCGACGCGATGATTCGATCGGCAACGGTGCTGGTGGAATCACTCGTCGAGCACCCCGAGGAACGCCTGGTACTCGGCGGCACGGCGAACCTGACGCGCAACGCCGCGGACTTCGCGGGCGACGCGGGGTTTCCCGGGTCGCTCAGAGCGGTACTCGAGGCACTGGAAGAGCAAGTGGTGGTGCTCAAGCTGCTCGCCGTGACACAGGACACCCGAACGGTGACGGTGCGGATCGGCGAGGAAACGCAGGTCGAGGAGATGCGCGGAACGTCGGTGATTTCCACCGGGTACGGGTCGGCTGGCATGGTCCTCGGAGGAATGGGTGTTCTCGGGCCGACCCGAATGGACTACCCAGGAACAATCGCGTCGGTCGCCGCGGTTGCCAGGTACATCGGCGAGGTCCTGGCCGAACGCTGA
- the dnaJ gene encoding molecular chaperone DnaJ: MARDYYGTLGVGQQATDQEIKRAYRKLARELHPDVNPDEAAQARFKDISTAYEVLSDPEKRRIVDLGGDPLQQGGGGGGGGFGGAGFGGGLGDVFEAFFGGGAGGSQRGPKGRVQPGADSLLRTKLTLDECATGVTKHITVDTAILCDLCTGSGTNGDSKPVRCETCGGAGEVQSVQRSFLGQVMTSRPCPTCRGAGETIPDPCRKCGGDGRVRSRRDISVKVPVGVSNGMRIRLASQGEVGPGGGPAGDLYVEIVEQQHEVFVRDGDDLHCTVRVPMVDAALGTSVTVDAIIDGPTEISIEQGTQPNSTTVLRGHGMPKLRSGIRGDLHAHLEVIVPTKLDSKQTHLLEQLRSMRDRDSAEVVTTGSAHSGGLFSRLREAFSGR; the protein is encoded by the coding sequence GTGGCACGGGATTATTACGGGACTTTGGGCGTCGGCCAGCAGGCGACGGACCAGGAGATCAAGCGCGCCTACCGCAAACTGGCGCGAGAACTGCACCCGGACGTCAACCCGGACGAGGCCGCGCAGGCACGGTTCAAGGACATCTCCACCGCATACGAGGTGCTCTCGGATCCGGAGAAGCGTCGCATCGTCGACCTCGGCGGTGACCCGCTCCAGCAGGGCGGCGGAGGCGGTGGCGGTGGATTCGGTGGAGCCGGATTCGGCGGCGGCCTCGGGGACGTGTTCGAAGCGTTCTTCGGTGGCGGCGCGGGCGGCTCCCAGCGCGGGCCCAAGGGCCGTGTGCAGCCGGGCGCGGACTCGCTGCTGCGTACCAAGCTCACCCTCGACGAGTGCGCCACCGGCGTGACCAAGCACATCACCGTCGACACGGCGATCCTGTGCGACCTGTGCACGGGCTCGGGCACCAACGGCGACTCCAAGCCGGTCCGCTGCGAGACCTGCGGAGGTGCCGGTGAAGTGCAATCGGTACAGCGCTCGTTCCTCGGCCAGGTGATGACCAGCCGTCCGTGCCCCACCTGCCGCGGCGCCGGCGAGACCATCCCCGACCCCTGCCGCAAGTGCGGCGGCGACGGTCGCGTCCGGTCGCGTCGCGACATCTCGGTCAAGGTGCCGGTCGGCGTGAGCAACGGTATGCGGATCCGACTGGCCTCGCAGGGCGAGGTCGGTCCGGGCGGCGGACCCGCTGGTGACCTGTACGTGGAGATCGTCGAACAGCAGCACGAGGTGTTCGTGCGCGACGGTGACGACCTGCACTGCACCGTCCGCGTCCCGATGGTCGACGCGGCGCTCGGCACCTCGGTCACCGTCGACGCGATCATCGACGGACCCACCGAGATCTCGATCGAGCAAGGCACACAACCGAATTCGACCACGGTGCTACGCGGTCACGGTATGCCCAAGCTGCGGTCGGGCATTCGCGGCGATCTGCACGCGCACCTCGAGGTGATCGTGCCGACCAAGCTCGACAGCAAGCAGACCCATCTGCTCGAACAGCTCAGGTCGATGCGCGACCGCGACTCGGCGGAGGTGGTCACCACCGGCTCGGCGCACAGCGGCGGCCTGTTCTCGCGGTTGCGGGAAGCTTTCAGCGGTCGCTGA
- a CDS encoding 16S rRNA (uracil(1498)-N(3))-methyltransferase → MAPTVFYLSPLPNVGEVAVLDGKEGHHAATVRRIRVGERVLLGDGAGGLADTVVAAAEKNRLELTVQARSEMPRPTPVVTLVQALPKADRSELAVELATEAGVDAVVPWQSARCVARWEGPKASKGVAKWRSTAAEAAKQSRRAFIPEVSELHDSREVHAFVRGVVERGGIVAVLHEGATSAFRDLPFDSVPEVAIVVGPEGGLDDREVAALTAAGATPVVLGPTVLRTSTAGAVALGALGVLTSRWAQLPPDFQNA, encoded by the coding sequence ATGGCCCCCACGGTCTTCTACCTCTCCCCGCTGCCGAACGTCGGCGAGGTCGCGGTGCTCGACGGCAAGGAAGGTCATCACGCCGCGACGGTGCGACGCATCCGCGTCGGCGAGCGGGTGCTGCTCGGTGACGGAGCGGGCGGTCTGGCCGACACGGTCGTGGCCGCAGCGGAGAAGAACCGACTGGAGCTGACAGTCCAAGCACGCAGCGAGATGCCGCGTCCCACTCCGGTGGTGACGCTGGTGCAGGCATTGCCGAAGGCGGACCGATCGGAACTGGCCGTCGAGCTGGCCACCGAGGCAGGCGTCGACGCCGTGGTTCCCTGGCAGTCCGCGCGATGCGTCGCCCGATGGGAGGGCCCGAAGGCATCCAAGGGCGTCGCGAAGTGGCGGAGTACCGCGGCCGAGGCCGCCAAGCAGTCGCGTCGGGCATTCATCCCCGAGGTCTCCGAGCTGCACGATTCGCGTGAGGTCCACGCGTTCGTGCGCGGCGTCGTGGAGCGCGGTGGCATTGTCGCCGTGCTGCACGAGGGAGCCACCTCGGCGTTCCGAGACCTGCCGTTCGACTCGGTGCCCGAGGTCGCGATCGTCGTGGGACCCGAGGGTGGCCTCGACGACCGAGAGGTGGCCGCCCTGACCGCGGCGGGTGCAACCCCGGTCGTGCTCGGCCCTACGGTGCTGCGGACCTCGACGGCAGGAGCGGTGGCCCTCGGCGCGCTCGGGGTTCTGACCTCGCGGTGGGCACAGTTGCCGCCCGACTTCCAGAACGCATGA
- the era gene encoding GTPase Era — translation MSEQNNGEFRSGFVCFVGRPNTGKSTLTNALVGSKIAITSSRPQTTRHTIRGIVHREHAQLILVDTPGLHRPRTLLGQRLNDLVQDTYSEVDVIGLCIPADEKIGPGDRWILEQVRHIAPKTTLIGIVTKIDKVKKERVVQQLMSLSKLLGENSHVIPVSAESGEQIEKLVDLLASELPPGPAFYPDGELTDEPEEILMAELIREAALEGVRDELPHSLAVVIDEVLPREGHDNMLDVHAILYVERSSQKAIIIGKGGSRLKEVGTASRLQIEKLLGTRIYLDLHVKIAKDWQTDPKQMGKLGF, via the coding sequence GTGTCAGAGCAGAACAACGGTGAGTTCCGATCCGGATTCGTCTGTTTCGTAGGTCGACCCAACACCGGCAAATCCACGCTGACCAATGCGTTGGTGGGATCGAAGATCGCCATCACGTCCTCACGTCCCCAAACGACGCGGCACACCATTCGCGGCATCGTGCACCGAGAGCACGCCCAGCTGATCCTGGTCGACACCCCGGGCCTGCACCGACCGAGAACGCTACTGGGTCAACGCCTCAACGACCTGGTGCAGGACACCTACTCCGAGGTCGACGTCATCGGACTCTGCATCCCCGCGGACGAGAAGATCGGGCCCGGCGACCGGTGGATTCTCGAACAGGTGCGCCACATCGCGCCCAAGACGACGCTCATCGGCATCGTGACCAAGATCGACAAGGTCAAGAAGGAACGCGTCGTACAGCAGCTGATGTCGCTGTCGAAGCTGCTCGGTGAGAATTCGCACGTCATCCCGGTGTCGGCCGAATCGGGCGAGCAGATCGAGAAGCTCGTCGACCTGTTGGCCTCCGAGCTCCCACCGGGCCCGGCGTTCTACCCCGACGGAGAGTTGACCGACGAGCCCGAGGAAATCCTCATGGCCGAACTCATCCGTGAGGCCGCGCTCGAGGGCGTCCGCGACGAGTTGCCGCACTCGCTGGCCGTCGTCATCGACGAGGTCCTCCCTCGGGAGGGCCACGACAACATGCTCGACGTGCACGCAATTCTGTACGTCGAACGATCGAGTCAGAAGGCGATCATCATCGGCAAGGGCGGTTCACGTCTCAAAGAGGTCGGCACGGCGTCGCGACTGCAGATCGAGAAGCTGCTCGGCACCAGGATCTACCTGGACCTGCACGTGAAGATCGCCAAGGACTGGCAGACCGACCCGAAGCAGATGGGCAAGCTCGGCTTCTGA
- a CDS encoding isoprenyl transferase, with the protein MGTVIRRREPQPRPDERPAVRPPDPHPSGARPPILQPELIPRHVALVMDGNGRWAQDRGLPRTAGHEQGEAVLMDAVCGCIEIGVQWLSAYAFSTENWKRSPDEVKFLMGFNRDVIRRRRDEMNEMGVRVRWAGRRPRLWGSVIKELEVAEELTKRNTVMTLTMCVNYGGRAEIADATREIARQVAAGKLNPEKITEATVAKYLDEADMPDVDLFLRPSGEQRTSNFLLWQSAYAEFVFQKKLFPDFDRRDLWEACIEYASRDRRFGGVKYE; encoded by the coding sequence ATGGGGACCGTGATTCGACGACGCGAGCCGCAACCCCGGCCTGACGAACGGCCGGCGGTGCGCCCGCCGGACCCGCACCCCTCGGGTGCGCGGCCACCGATCCTGCAGCCGGAACTGATTCCTCGTCACGTCGCTCTGGTCATGGACGGCAACGGTCGGTGGGCACAGGATCGTGGATTGCCGCGAACCGCAGGGCACGAGCAGGGCGAAGCGGTACTGATGGACGCCGTCTGTGGCTGCATCGAGATCGGTGTGCAGTGGTTGTCCGCGTACGCATTCTCGACGGAGAACTGGAAGCGCAGTCCCGACGAGGTCAAGTTCCTGATGGGCTTCAACCGGGACGTCATTCGTCGTCGACGCGACGAGATGAACGAGATGGGCGTCCGGGTTCGCTGGGCCGGCCGTCGCCCGAGGTTGTGGGGCAGTGTCATCAAGGAACTCGAGGTTGCCGAGGAGCTGACGAAACGCAACACCGTGATGACCTTGACGATGTGCGTCAACTACGGCGGCCGAGCCGAGATTGCCGATGCCACAAGGGAAATCGCTCGACAGGTGGCCGCGGGCAAGCTGAACCCGGAGAAGATCACCGAGGCCACCGTCGCCAAGTACCTCGACGAGGCGGACATGCCGGACGTGGATCTGTTCCTGCGTCCGTCGGGGGAGCAGCGGACGTCGAACTTCCTGCTGTGGCAGTCGGCGTACGCGGAGTTCGTGTTCCAGAAGAAGCTCTTCCCGGATTTCGACCGTCGGGATCTGTGGGAGGCGTGTATCGAATACGCCTCGCGGGACCGACGATTCGGTGGAGTCAAATATGAGTGA
- the recO gene encoding DNA repair protein RecO, giving the protein MRPYRDNAVVLRQHKLGEADRIVTLLTRENGIVRAVAKGVRRTKSKFGARLEPFAHIDVLLYPGRNLDIVTQVHTVDAFGGDIVADYGRYTTGCAVLETAERLAGEEHAPAQRLHQLTVGALRALAQHVRPPELVLDAYLLRAMGFAGWAPALTDCARCAAVGPHRAFHVAAGGAVCVHCRPPGSATPSTGVLDLMVALERGEWDYTVTTSDAVRKQASGLVAAHLQWHLERQLRTLPLIERSHPHQVPLAQPDSVFADTVGQDGDRDSTTRAATPA; this is encoded by the coding sequence GTGAGGCCATACCGTGACAACGCAGTCGTCCTGCGCCAGCACAAGCTGGGCGAGGCCGATCGCATTGTCACGCTGTTGACCAGGGAGAACGGGATCGTGCGGGCGGTCGCCAAAGGGGTTCGCCGCACCAAATCCAAGTTCGGTGCCCGGCTGGAACCGTTTGCGCACATCGACGTGCTGCTCTATCCGGGACGCAACCTCGACATCGTCACCCAGGTGCACACCGTCGATGCGTTCGGTGGAGACATCGTGGCCGACTACGGCCGCTACACCACCGGCTGTGCGGTTCTCGAAACGGCCGAACGGCTGGCCGGTGAGGAACACGCTCCTGCGCAGCGGCTGCATCAGCTGACCGTGGGCGCACTGCGTGCTCTTGCTCAACACGTGCGGCCGCCCGAGTTGGTGCTCGACGCGTACCTGCTGCGCGCGATGGGCTTCGCCGGTTGGGCTCCCGCACTGACCGACTGTGCGCGGTGCGCCGCGGTGGGGCCGCACCGAGCCTTTCACGTCGCTGCCGGTGGAGCGGTGTGTGTGCATTGCCGACCGCCGGGCTCGGCGACGCCGTCGACCGGGGTACTCGACCTGATGGTGGCGCTCGAGCGAGGCGAGTGGGACTACACCGTCACCACCTCCGATGCCGTCCGCAAGCAGGCCAGTGGCCTGGTGGCGGCTCATCTGCAGTGGCATCTCGAACGACAGTTGCGCACCCTTCCGCTCATCGAACGCTCGCACCCGCACCAGGTGCCGCTGGCCCAACCTGACTCCGTGTTCGCCGACACCGTCGGGCAGGATGGGGACCGTGATTCGACGACGCGAGCCGCAACCCCGGCCTGA
- a CDS encoding amidase, whose protein sequence is MDFHRSTLVAQAAALASGRITSVQAVTESLDRIDKSQPTLNAFRLVRRDAALAEAAEADRLRAAGTTAPLLGVPVAVKDDVDVTGEPTAFGCAGNFPPATTDSEVVRRLRAAGAVIVGKTNSPELGQWPFTGGTFGHTRNPWDRERTPGGSSGGSSAAVAAELVSAALGSDGAGSVRIPASWTNLVGIKPQRGRISSWPEPEAFNGITVIGPLARTVADAALILDVVSGSHDGDLHRPKPLTVSDAVGRNPGSLRIALSLRKPFIPTPAPLDPEIAGAAYEMAAVLRLLGHRVVVDDPAYGMLLGLNFLPRSLAGVAAWVDRLPDPSLADPRTRANARSGRALAGAPLRAARAAEPRIGRRIGRFFDEYDIVLAPTTATPPPRIEAIDGISNADTDRVITEHCPYTWPWNVLGWPSVNVPAGFTTAGLPIGLQLMGHESSEPLLVSVAAQLENVLQWHRKRPDPWWTQVSETS, encoded by the coding sequence GTGGATTTCCATCGGTCGACTCTCGTTGCCCAGGCCGCCGCTCTCGCGTCGGGTCGCATCACCTCGGTACAGGCGGTCACCGAATCGCTCGATCGGATCGACAAGAGCCAACCCACGCTCAACGCGTTCCGCCTCGTGCGCCGCGACGCCGCCCTCGCCGAGGCCGCCGAAGCGGACCGGCTGCGCGCCGCCGGCACCACCGCTCCCCTGCTCGGCGTTCCCGTTGCCGTCAAGGACGACGTCGACGTCACCGGGGAGCCGACCGCCTTCGGCTGCGCGGGCAACTTTCCACCGGCCACCACGGATTCGGAAGTGGTGCGCAGACTGCGTGCGGCCGGGGCCGTCATCGTCGGAAAGACCAACAGCCCCGAACTCGGCCAATGGCCCTTCACCGGCGGCACCTTCGGGCACACCCGCAATCCATGGGACCGCGAGCGCACCCCCGGCGGCTCCTCGGGTGGGAGCTCTGCCGCAGTGGCTGCCGAATTGGTCTCTGCCGCTCTCGGTTCCGACGGTGCCGGCTCGGTACGAATTCCGGCCTCCTGGACCAATCTCGTGGGGATCAAGCCGCAACGCGGACGCATCTCGTCGTGGCCGGAGCCCGAGGCGTTCAACGGCATCACCGTCATCGGCCCGCTCGCACGTACCGTGGCCGACGCGGCACTGATCCTCGACGTGGTCTCGGGTAGTCACGACGGAGATCTCCATCGTCCGAAACCACTGACCGTCTCCGATGCCGTCGGACGCAACCCCGGCTCACTGCGCATCGCGCTCAGCCTGCGTAAGCCCTTCATCCCGACGCCCGCACCCCTGGACCCCGAGATCGCCGGTGCCGCATACGAGATGGCCGCGGTGCTGCGACTGCTCGGACACCGAGTGGTCGTCGACGACCCCGCCTACGGAATGCTGTTGGGGCTCAACTTCTTACCCCGCTCGCTGGCCGGTGTGGCGGCCTGGGTGGACCGTCTGCCGGATCCGTCTCTCGCCGACCCGAGGACCCGAGCCAATGCCAGGAGCGGCCGAGCTCTCGCCGGAGCGCCGCTCCGTGCAGCCCGCGCCGCCGAGCCGCGCATCGGGCGTCGTATCGGCCGATTCTTCGACGAGTACGACATCGTGCTCGCCCCGACGACGGCCACCCCACCGCCGCGGATCGAGGCGATCGACGGCATCTCCAATGCCGACACCGATCGGGTGATCACCGAGCACTGTCCCTACACCTGGCCGTGGAACGTGCTTGGCTGGCCGAGCGTCAACGTGCCGGCAGGGTTCACCACCGCCGGCCTGCCGATCGGTCTGCAACTGATGGGCCATGAATCCTCGGAGCCGCTACTGGTGTCGGTGGCCGCTCAGCTCGAGAACGTGCTGCAGTGGCACCGCAAGCGCCCCGATCCCTGGTGGACCCAGGTGAGCGAAACTTCGTAG